A stretch of Gemmatimonas aurantiaca T-27 DNA encodes these proteins:
- the fliG gene encoding flagellar motor switch protein FliG, translating to MTAVARNKNTDDRYAPDRLTGRQKVAILCMAIGAEHAAKITGGLHPEEAEIVALEMAQLDRVPPTTIDAVLLEWLEITLGVDSITTGGVEFAKDVLEKAFGPAKAQQILKRIQGQLADSDRFGRLRRADPQQLGNTLRGEHPQTIALILAHLDPAHVAAIIREFDPALGGEVMFRIARMEKVSPEMISLVERAIGNEADLAFSQGMSSVGGPAAVAAVLNLVSSSLEKEVLDLVAEKDPHLSDQIKNLMFVFEDLSSLDDKSLQRLLREVDVKQLALALKAASPDLKQKIMGTMSQRAVAGLKEEMEFLGPVKMRDVEAAQTDIVSKVRALEETGEIVLSAGTDDVIV from the coding sequence ATGACTGCCGTTGCCCGCAACAAGAACACCGACGATCGGTACGCACCGGATCGCCTGACGGGACGCCAGAAGGTGGCGATCCTGTGCATGGCGATCGGTGCCGAGCATGCCGCCAAGATCACCGGCGGTCTGCACCCGGAAGAAGCCGAAATCGTCGCGCTGGAAATGGCGCAGCTCGATCGGGTGCCGCCCACCACGATCGATGCCGTGCTGCTCGAGTGGCTCGAGATCACGCTCGGCGTGGACTCGATCACCACCGGCGGCGTGGAGTTCGCCAAGGACGTACTCGAGAAGGCGTTTGGTCCGGCCAAGGCGCAACAGATCCTCAAGCGTATCCAGGGTCAGCTCGCTGATAGCGATCGTTTTGGCCGTCTGCGTCGTGCCGATCCGCAGCAGCTTGGCAACACACTGCGCGGTGAACACCCGCAGACCATCGCGCTGATCCTCGCGCATCTCGACCCGGCACACGTGGCCGCGATCATTCGTGAATTCGACCCCGCGCTCGGTGGCGAGGTCATGTTCCGCATTGCCCGCATGGAGAAGGTGTCGCCCGAGATGATCTCGCTGGTCGAGCGCGCGATCGGCAACGAAGCGGACCTCGCGTTTTCGCAGGGTATGTCGAGCGTGGGTGGCCCGGCCGCAGTGGCCGCAGTGCTCAACCTCGTCAGCTCGTCGCTCGAGAAGGAAGTGCTCGACCTGGTGGCCGAGAAGGATCCGCATCTCAGCGATCAGATCAAGAACCTCATGTTCGTGTTCGAGGATCTGTCCTCGCTCGACGACAAGTCCCTGCAGCGTCTGCTGCGCGAAGTGGACGTCAAGCAGCTCGCGCTGGCTCTCAAGGCCGCGAGCCCGGACCTCAAGCAGAAGATCATGGGCACCATGTCGCAGCGCGCCGTGGCAGGCCTCAAGGAAGAGATGGAGTTCCTGGGACCGGTCAAGATGCGCGATGTCGAAGCGGCACAGACGGACATCGTCTCGAAGGTGCGCGCACTGGAAGAGACGGGCGAAATCGTGTTGAGCGC